The Nocardia sp. BMG51109 nucleotide sequence GGCGACCCTGCACGAACGGATCAAGGTTGTGGAGCGACGGCTGCTGGTCGACGTGGTCGCCGCCGTCGCGACCCGAGGCATAGTCTCCGACGGACGAAAGGCAGTTATCCCAGATGAGCGAGTTCGCCAGTGAGTGAGCGCAGCGAACGATCAAGCGGTTCCGGTGAGCGCAGCGAACGACCAGCCGACTCGAGTGAGCGCAGCGAGGGACCAGCCGGCTCGAGTGAGCGCGGCGAGCGCCGAGTGATTCGCAGGGCGCTGGTGAGCGTCTACGACAAGACCGGGCTCGTCGAGCTCGCCACCGGGCTGCACGCGGCCGGCGTGGAACTGGTATCCACCGGATCCACCGCGACGCGCATCGCCGACGCCGGCATCCCGGTGACCCCGGTGGAGGAGCTGACCGGGTTTCCGGAGACCCTGGACGGCCGGGTGAAGACGCTGCATCCGCGGGTGCACGCCGGCATCCTGGCCGATCTGCGCAAGCAGGAGCATGCCGATCAGCTGACCGAACTCGGTGTCGAGGCGTTCGAGCTGGTGGTGGTCAACCTGTACCCGTTCACCGAGACCGTGGCCGGCGGCGCCACCCCCGACGAGTGTGTCGAGCAGATCGACATCGGCGGCCCGTCCATGGTGCGCGCGGCGGCCAAGAACCATCCGTCGGTGGCCGTGGTCGTCGACACCGGCGACTACGACGACGTGCTGTCCGCGGTGAAGTCCGGCGGCTTCACCTTCGCCGAGCGAACCACGCTGGCGGCCAAGGCGTTCCAGCACACCGCGAGCTACGACGTCGCGGTGGCGAGCTGGATGACCAGCGTCCTGGCGGCCGATCCCGCTGCCGGGCAGCAGCTTCCGGCGTGGCTGGGCGGAACCTGGACGCGGGCGTCGGTGCTGCGCTACGGCGAGAACCCGCATCAGGCCGCGGCGCTGTACACGAGCAACGACGGCAGCACCGGCCTGGCGCAGGCGAAGCAGTTGCACGGCAAGGAGATGTCGTACAACAACTACACCGACTCCGACGCCGCTTGGCGTGCCGCGTGGGATCACGCCGGTGCCGCCGTGGCGGTCGTCAAGCACGCCAACCCGTGTGGCATCGCGGTGGGCGCCGATATCGCCGAGGCGCACCGCAAGGCGCACGCCTGCGATCCGGTCAGCGCGTTCGGCGGCGTGATCGCGGCCAACCGCGAGGTGACCGTCGAGATGGCCGAGCAGGTCGCGGAGATCTTCACCGAGGTGATCGTGGCTCCCGGCTATGCCGATGGCGCGGTGGAAGTGTTGCAGCGCAAGAAGAATGTGCGCATCCTGATCGCCGAGCCGCCCCGCCGCGGCGGCGCCGAACTGCGGCCGATCAGCGGTGGCGCGCTGCTGCAGCGGTCCGACATCGTCGACGCCGAGGGCGACGATCCCGCCCGGTGGACCCTGGTCGCGGGCGAGGCCGCGGACGAGGCGACGCTGGCCGATCTCGAATTCGCCTGGCGCTCTTGCCGTGCGGTGAAGTCGAACGCGATCCTGCTGGCGCACGACGGCGCCTCGGTGGGGGTGGGTATGGGTCAGGTGAACCGGGTCGATGCGGTGCATCTGGCGGTGCTGCGCGCCGGTGACCGGGCCGCGGGCTCGGTCGCGGCGTCGGACGCCTACTTCCCGTTCCCGGACGGCCCGCAGCAGCTGATCGCCGCGGGTGTGAAAGCCATTGTGCAGCCGGGCGGTTCGGTGCGCGACCAACTGACCATCGACGCCTGCCGGGAGGCCGGGGTGACGATGTACCTGACGGGTGCGCGGCACTTCGCACACTGAAGCCGGCGGCTCCCGGAGACGCCTACCGGCGCACCGGGCAACCTACCGGGACCGGGCCGATTCAAAGCCGAAGCCCTGCGCGGGAATTCGTCCCGCGCAGGGCTTCGGCTCATCCAGCCACCGGGCCTTCCTCATCCCGGCACCCGGGTTTCGCTGTCCCGGCCGGAGCCGGGAGCGAGTCGGAGGTCACGCGGCATCCGTGGCCGCGTGGTTCGGTGAAAGTCCTTGTGCCACGGAAGCTATCACCGCGCCGATGCGCCGGTGCCAGAGCAATTTGCTATAAAACCAGCACGTCGATAGACAGTGATGCACGTCACAGAAAAACCTCGGTATGTGGTCTTCCATTTGTACTTGCATCTGTGCTTACCACGAAACTACGTCGCGCTGAGCACCTTTCGATCACCGAGCGGCTCCTTCAGGGGTACCTCGAGCGTGCCGAATACGGCGATCATGGTGCACATGCGACCGACCGCCTCCGGCAGCGTGCCCTCCCGCAGCTCGATGGTGACCTCGTCGCCGGTCTCCTCGGCGGTCGCGTCCACGCCGTAGCACTCCGGCGACCCGCTCTGGAAGTTGACCGCGATCCGGTCGGGGGCGACTCGGCGCCAGCTCTCGAACGGGATCGGGTGCGCGCCCGTGATCGCCGGGTTCGCGGTGAACGTGCGGCCGGGTTCCGATTCCGGCTGCTCGGTCGGGGTGCTCGGGCCCGATGATGCGGTCGTGCTCGTATTCGCTTGCGCTCCATCGTCGTTCGTGCCGCCGCAGGCCGCGGTCAGCAGGGTCGTGAGCACCGCGGCGGCCGCGGCGACGCGGCGCCCTCCCGGGATCCAGTTCATGATCGTCCAGCCTAGTGGGCCGATTGCGCCGAATGATCACGAAAGAGCCCCGGTGCGTTGGGCACCGGGGCTCCCGCATCGAAATGTGCCGAAACGTGCCGGAACGGCGGACGATCAGCGGCTGGTGAACGGCAGCAGGGCCATCTCGCGGGCGTTCTTGACGGCGATGGCGACCTGCCGCTGCTGCTGCGGCGTCAAACCGGTGACGCGGCGGCTGCGGATCTTGCCGCGGTCGGAGATGAACGTGCGGAGCAGATTGACGTCCTTGTAGTCGACGGTCTCGATGCCGGCGGCGATCAGGGGGTTCTTCTTCGGGCGGCGCGCCTGCTCGGCACGGACCTTCTTCGACGGTGCTCGCTTCACAGCCATGTCAGTAATCCTTGTCTGCGGTGGTCTACCAACTCGATTTGTGCACACCGGGCAATTCCCCCCGGTGGGCCAGCTCGCGCACACGTACACGGGAGAGACCGAACTTCCGGAGATGACCACGTGGGCGTCCATCCGTGGCGTCCCGATTGCGCAATCGTACCGGACTGGCGTCGCGCGGCAGCTTCTGCAGGGCGAGCTGTGCCGCGGCCCGCTGCTCGCCGGATGCGGCCGGATTGCGGACGAGCTCCTTCAGTTCGGCCCGGCGCTCGGCGTGGCGGGCGACGACGAGCTTGCGCTGCTCGTTGCGCGCGATCTTGGATTTCTTCGCCACGGTTCAGCGCTCCTCTCGGAAGTCCACGTGCTTGCGGACGATCGGGTCGTACTTGCGCAGCATCATGCGGTCCGGGTCGTTGCGCCGGTTCTTGCGGGTGACGTAGGTGTATCCGGTGCCCGCGGTCGAGCGCAGCTTGATGATGGGCCGAATCTCGTTGCGCGCCATCAGATCTTCTCGCCCCGAACACGTAGCCGGGCCACGACCGCCTCGATGCCGTCGCGGTCGATGGTCTTGATGCCCTTGGCCGAGACGGTGAGCGTGATCCGGCGGCCCTCGCTGGGCAGGTAGTAGGTCTTGCGCTGGATGTTGGGATCCCATCGCCGGTTGGTCCGGTGGTGCGAATGCGACACCGACCTGCCGAACCCGGGCCGCTGCCCGGTGACCTGGCAATGAGCCGACATGACTAACCTCCTGTGTCTCGACGGCGGCGTTCCCGGGTCGGCCCGCCCGCCTCGAAATGACAATCGTTTTCGACAATGCTGGTTCCGCACTGTACCGTGGGCCCCGGTTAAATGAAAATCATTGTCGAAAGGGGTTCCGGTGGTGTCTCAGTCCGACCGCCGCACGCCCGTCGTGCTGCTGGCCGGTTTCGAGGGCCTGGTGACGACCGGCGTGGAGCAGATGGCGAGGAAGCTGCGGGACACGCCCGGCACCGTGCTGGTGCGGCACGACCTGAGCGAACTGCGTCAGGGCGTCGTGCGCCGCGCTGTCTCGTACCTGTCTCCCGATGCGGGAACCGGGCATACCCCCGGCGCGGCCGGGCCGGGTGCGGCCGGCTCGGGCGTGGTCGAATTCGGTGCGGTCGAGCCGGAAGCGATCGAGCCGAGCGAGATCGAGCCCGGGGTGATCGAGCACAACACCGTGCACGAGCTGGCGCACGGGTGCGTCTCGTGCACGCTGCGCGCGAACCTGCTGCCGTTGCTGTGCGTGCTGGCGGCGCGGGATTCGGTGCGGCGCATCGTGATCGCGCTGGATCCGGCATTCGAGGCGGAGGCGGTGTGCCACGCCATCGAGCAGGTTCCGGTCGCCGGGATAGTGGGTCGCGTGGACGGCCCGGCGGGCCGGGACGTCCGCATCGAGGCGGTGGTCACCGGCCTGGACGCGCGTTATTGGCTTGCCGACGCGCTGACCGAGGAGACGCTGGCCGAGCGCGGCCTGGCCGATGCCGAGGACGACCGGACAGTAGCCCAGCTGGCGGTCGGTCAGGTCGAATTCGCCGATGCCGCGGTGGTTTTCGCGGCGGACGCGGTGACCGATACCGAAAGGTCTCGACTGGCCGCGGTCTTGGACCGGTTGATCCCGCAGGCGCCGGTCGCGCACGTGAACGGCCCGAATGCCCTGTCCGCCTTCGGGATCGAAGACCTGCTCGCGCGGATCCCGGCGGACTCGCGGCGCGGCCGGATCTTCGACGCGCACGCCCCGCTGCTGCGCGGGCAGCCGCCGCTGGATACCGACGCGGGCGTGACGTTGGTCGAGTTCGCCACCGATCGTCCGTTCCATCCCGCCCGGCTGCACGAGGCGCTGGACGTGCTGTTCGACGGCGTCGTCACCGCTCGCGGCCGGATCTGGCTGGCCACTCAGCCCGACGAGGTGGTGTGGCTGGAATCGGCCGGCGGCGGGCTGCGTGTCGGCGGCGCCGGGCGCTGGCTGGCGGCGATGACCCCGCGCGAATCGGCCGACGCCGATCCCGGCCGGCGCGCGCTGGCCGCGCTGCGCTGGGACGAGCACTTCGGCGACCGGGACATCTCCCTGGTGGTGCTGGCCTGCGACGTCGACCCGGCCGAGATCCGCCGGGCGCTGCACTGGGCACTGGTCGACGACGCCGAACTGCTGCTGGCGCGCAGCGCCCCGGACCTGGTCGCGCAGTGGGAGGACCCGTTCGGGGACTGGCACACCGATCCGTGCGCGGACGAGACGGACGCCGATTCGACATCCAGCGCCTCGCCGACCGGCGACCGGCGCCCGACAGAAAGGTAGGCCCGTGCAGTCAGGTATCCATCCGGATTACCACCCGGTGATCTTCGAGGACGTCAGTACCGGCAAGCGATTCCTCACCCGGTCCACCGCGATCGGCACTCGCACCGCGGAGTGGACCGACGGCAACAGCTACCCGCTCATCACCGTCGACGTCACCTCCGATTCGCATCCGTTCTGGACCGGCGCGAATCGAGTGCTGGACACGCAGGGGCGGGTGGAGAAGTTCGAACGCAAGTACGGCAGGCGTCACCGTGCCGCCGATTCGCCGATGCCGCAGCCGCCGGCCCGGCCCGAACGAGGGGAGGGCTGAGCCGTGGCGGTGCCGAAGCGTCGGATGTCGCGGTCGAACACCCGCAGCAGGCGGGCGAACTGGAAGGCGACGCCACCCGACCTGGTGCCGGTCGGTGTCGGGGGCGTGGTCTACCAGGTGCCGCGGCGGTTGGTGGCCGCGGTGCGTCGCGGCCTGATCGATCCGGAGCGACGGTAGGCGAAGGCGAAGCGGTGCGGCCGCCGTGCTCGGCACGGTGGCCGCACCGCTTCGTGCGGGCTTATCCCGACTTGGCGGCCAGGTCGGCCAGGGCGGCCGCGAGCCGGAAGTACTTGTTGCTCGCCAGGTCACCGACCGTCTTGATACCCAGCGCGTCCAGCAGTTTGGTGTCGTGGTTCTCGGTGAGCCCGGCCAGCGCCGAGGGCGGGGCGGCCAGGATCTCGTCGAGGGTCTTGTTCTCGTATGCCTTGTCCAGGGCCTTTTCGAGGGACACGGTGACGGCCATCGGAATCTCCTTGGGAGCGAGTCGTGTTCGTGCCCGCTGACGATAACTCGAAGTGTGCCGGAATCGGTGTAAATCGACCTATCCGATAATAGACCGATTGGTCCCACCGGTTCGGTTGCGGTATGGCTGATTTGCCCGGATTCGGCGATTGCGCGGCTACCGGCGAATGCCGCGACGATCCGGGTCACCCGCTTACGGATCTGTTGCTTTCAGGTAGCTGAACGGCGAATTGCCTACTGCTAGTACGTTCTCGAGCAATGAAAAAGTCTCCCCGAAGTGATGCTTTCGTACCGCGGCGCCGGGTACTCTCATCTGCGAGGGCGGGTTCTCCCGAATACATCGCGAGAACCCGCTCATCGCCACTCTGCAGCCCTTCGGGCGCCCGAACCCACGTACGGCCTCTGATGTGTTGTGCCCGTGGCGTTCCGGCCCGGCCGCTAGGTGCCGTTGCGGCCCGTCGGCGGCGTGTCGCCGTTGCGGTTCGCCAGTGGCAGCTCGGACAACACCGACTCCAGTCGCGCCAGCTGATCACTCACCATCGTGGCCGGGCCCTCCAGTAGCGACAGCGGCCACGGCCACTGGTGTCCCGACAGCCGCTGGACCCGTTGTTCCAGATCCGCGACCGTCGCCTCCAAATCGCCTATCTCGGTGCGTAATTCGGAGATCAGGGTCAGTGCCTCGGCCAAGCCCTCCACCAGGCTGCGATGGTCACCCTGGGCATCGGTGCCCAGCTGCGGCCAGCCGGCCCCTCCTGGTCCGCGCAGCTGGGTCTGGATGTCGCGCAGAATCGCGTCCTGTTCCGGCGTCACCGTCGAGTCCTCCCGTTCGAATTCCCAGTGGCCGGCGTCGCCGGCCCGGCCTCGTCGGCAGAGCGAACGAGCACCTGCCGGGTAGTCTGGCGCAACTCTCGGCAGGTCTCCACATCGAGGACGGCGATCGAGCCGGATCGACCCTGCCGCCGGGGTTGCCGACAGGCGGTCCCGGGGCGGAGCGTGCTCACGCCACGCTGATTCGATCGGATCGCCGGCCGTCGGTGTGTCGAACACCGCGCATTCGTGTGGCGACTCGGCCCCCACCTCGCGGTGTACCCGGTGGCGGGGCATGCTCTCCGGTGGCGCCGTCATGCGTCGGATAACGGCGCAGTAACGCAACTCACATGAGAATGGGCTGAATTTTTCCTGAGGGCTCTATGCGGGGAGTTTGCCGGACGATTTTTCGCTCTGTTAACACATCCGGGTTACGTTACCGACGCTTCGGTGCGTTCTGTTACAGACCTGTAATCGACTCGAGCAAACCTACTGACAGGTCCCGATTGGGCCCTGCGCCGGAGTTGGTGGCGCAACTACTGAGGGAAAGTGTTCGAGAGTATGAGGTTCAGGAAGTTCGCCGCAACATCCGCACTGGTCATTGCGGCTCTGGGGGTCGGCACCGGTACGTCCTACGCACAAGCCGCACCCGCCGGCGACCCGGGCATCCACTACGCCGCGAACGTGGTGGACAAGTCGGTGGTGGTCCACACCGATGCCGGGTCGCTGACCACCGAGGGTAACCAGCTACAGGTGCGCGACGGCGTCGGCAACGTGGTTGCCGGATTTCCGCTGAGCTACCTGCGTGACGGCCTGGAGTACCCGATCGCGGCTCAGGTCGACGGCGCCAATCAGGTGACGCTGACGCCGAACGTCGACCCCGCGTCCGCGCATCCGGCCCCGATGCTGCACGACGTCGCCAGCCAGGAGGATATGGACAACGCGATGTCGAACGCCGGGACCGAGTTCAGCCTCGCGACCGGTGTCGGCACGCTGGTCGGCACCGTGATCGGCCTCGCCGGCGGCTGCCTGCTGGGCGCGATCGCCGGGACGCCGTTTCTCGTCATCCCGGGCTGGATCGGTGGCTGCCTGAGCGGTGCGGCCGTCGGTGCCCCGCTGGGCGCCGCGGCCGGCCTGGTGACCGTCGGTGGCGTGGCCGGTGTCGCCGTGGCCATCGAGTACTTCAACCGGATCAACGCACCGGCCTGACCGGCGCCTCGGTTCGAACGGGCCGGATCACCCGCGGTGGTGATCCGGCCCGAAGTCCCTCCGGCCCCTGTTCAGCCGACCGGGAAGGGCGAGTTCCGCCGCCGGGGCGGATCGCCGGCATCGTCGGGCTGCGCCGGGACGGTCGGCCGGGGCGAGCGGCTGCGGTCCGGCGCGACCAGGATGGCCGTGATCGGGATCGCCAGCGACAGCGTGCCGAGCGCGAAGACCGGGACGAACAGGGTGAACAGATCCTCGCCGTCGGGTTGCAGCACGGCCGGATCCACCTGGACCCGAACGCCTGCCAGACCGAGGTAGTGCAGGGCGACGACCGCCGCGGCGTACAGCACCGCCACGCCGACCAGGATCGGCAGCGGATGGAAACGGGTGGTGGTCCAGAGCACGCCGAGCGAGGCGACGACGGCCAGTGCGGCCGCACCCGCGGCGGCACCGAGATTCGTCTCGACCGAGCCCTGCACCCGGACGGCGCCCATCGCGAGATAGTGCGTGAGCCCGAGGCCCAGCCCCATGACCGCGGTACCGCCGGCCAGCCGCGCGGGTTCGGTGAGCTGACCGCTGATCAGCAGCCCCGCCAGCACGGCGGCCACGGCGAGCACGGCCGAGATCACCATCCGGGTCACGTCGTAGCGGATCTCGCCGACCGGGACGCCGACCCCCAGCATGGTGATGTAGACCGCCAGCCAGGTCCCGATGCCACCGAGCGACACCGCCGCCGCGGTCAGCCACACCAGGCGGAAACGCGAGGTGACCGACAACGTCGACTGCCGCACGCAGGCCAGGCCGACCACGGCCCCGGCGAGCGAGATGCCGGCCGCCAGGCCGAGCACCCAGGTGCCCATCGTGAAGTAGTTCA carries:
- the purH gene encoding bifunctional phosphoribosylaminoimidazolecarboxamide formyltransferase/IMP cyclohydrolase: MRRALVSVYDKTGLVELATGLHAAGVELVSTGSTATRIADAGIPVTPVEELTGFPETLDGRVKTLHPRVHAGILADLRKQEHADQLTELGVEAFELVVVNLYPFTETVAGGATPDECVEQIDIGGPSMVRAAAKNHPSVAVVVDTGDYDDVLSAVKSGGFTFAERTTLAAKAFQHTASYDVAVASWMTSVLAADPAAGQQLPAWLGGTWTRASVLRYGENPHQAAALYTSNDGSTGLAQAKQLHGKEMSYNNYTDSDAAWRAAWDHAGAAVAVVKHANPCGIAVGADIAEAHRKAHACDPVSAFGGVIAANREVTVEMAEQVAEIFTEVIVAPGYADGAVEVLQRKKNVRILIAEPPRRGGAELRPISGGALLQRSDIVDAEGDDPARWTLVAGEAADEATLADLEFAWRSCRAVKSNAILLAHDGASVGVGMGQVNRVDAVHLAVLRAGDRAAGSVAASDAYFPFPDGPQQLIAAGVKAIVQPGGSVRDQLTIDACREAGVTMYLTGARHFAH
- the rpsR gene encoding 30S ribosomal protein S18 codes for the protein MAVKRAPSKKVRAEQARRPKKNPLIAAGIETVDYKDVNLLRTFISDRGKIRSRRVTGLTPQQQRQVAIAVKNAREMALLPFTSR
- the rpsN gene encoding 30S ribosomal protein S14 → MAKKSKIARNEQRKLVVARHAERRAELKELVRNPAASGEQRAAAQLALQKLPRDASPVRLRNRDATDGRPRGHLRKFGLSRVRVRELAHRGELPGVHKSSW
- the rpmG gene encoding 50S ribosomal protein L33: MARNEIRPIIKLRSTAGTGYTYVTRKNRRNDPDRMMLRKYDPIVRKHVDFREER
- the rpmB gene encoding 50S ribosomal protein L28; the encoded protein is MSAHCQVTGQRPGFGRSVSHSHHRTNRRWDPNIQRKTYYLPSEGRRITLTVSAKGIKTIDRDGIEAVVARLRVRGEKI
- the mrf gene encoding ribosome hibernation factor-recruiting GTPase MRF, coding for MVSQSDRRTPVVLLAGFEGLVTTGVEQMARKLRDTPGTVLVRHDLSELRQGVVRRAVSYLSPDAGTGHTPGAAGPGAAGSGVVEFGAVEPEAIEPSEIEPGVIEHNTVHELAHGCVSCTLRANLLPLLCVLAARDSVRRIVIALDPAFEAEAVCHAIEQVPVAGIVGRVDGPAGRDVRIEAVVTGLDARYWLADALTEETLAERGLADAEDDRTVAQLAVGQVEFADAAVVFAADAVTDTERSRLAAVLDRLIPQAPVAHVNGPNALSAFGIEDLLARIPADSRRGRIFDAHAPLLRGQPPLDTDAGVTLVEFATDRPFHPARLHEALDVLFDGVVTARGRIWLATQPDEVVWLESAGGGLRVGGAGRWLAAMTPRESADADPGRRALAALRWDEHFGDRDISLVVLACDVDPAEIRRALHWALVDDAELLLARSAPDLVAQWEDPFGDWHTDPCADETDADSTSSASPTGDRRPTER
- a CDS encoding type B 50S ribosomal protein L31 yields the protein MQSGIHPDYHPVIFEDVSTGKRFLTRSTAIGTRTAEWTDGNSYPLITVDVTSDSHPFWTGANRVLDTQGRVEKFERKYGRRHRAADSPMPQPPARPERGEG
- the rpmF gene encoding 50S ribosomal protein L32, producing MAVPKRRMSRSNTRSRRANWKATPPDLVPVGVGGVVYQVPRRLVAAVRRGLIDPERR
- a CDS encoding MHYT domain-containing protein, giving the protein MNYFTMGTWVLGLAAGISLAGAVVGLACVRQSTLSVTSRFRLVWLTAAAVSLGGIGTWLAVYITMLGVGVPVGEIRYDVTRMVISAVLAVAAVLAGLLISGQLTEPARLAGGTAVMGLGLGLTHYLAMGAVRVQGSVETNLGAAAGAAALAVVASLGVLWTTTRFHPLPILVGVAVLYAAAVVALHYLGLAGVRVQVDPAVLQPDGEDLFTLFVPVFALGTLSLAIPITAILVAPDRSRSPRPTVPAQPDDAGDPPRRRNSPFPVG